One Oncorhynchus clarkii lewisi isolate Uvic-CL-2024 chromosome 28, UVic_Ocla_1.0, whole genome shotgun sequence genomic region harbors:
- the LOC139386910 gene encoding melanocortin receptor 4-like, with the protein MNATHQHHHGSFHLWNHSSGAPPLSHQQHQAGAERHHGSSGCYEQLLISTEVFLTLGIVSLLENILVIAAIIKNKNLHSPMYFFICSLAMADMLVSVSNATETIVMAMITDGNLGIGGGVIKSMDNVFDSMICSSLLASIWSLLAIAVDRYVTIFYALRYHNIMTTRRAAAIITSIWTFCTVSGILFIVYSESTTVLICLIIMFFSMLVLMASLYVHMFMLARLHMKRIAVLPGNGPIWQAANMKGAITLTILLGVFIVCWAPFFLHLILMISCPRNPYCVCFMTHFNMYLILIMCNSVIDPLIYAFRSQEMRKTFKEIFCCWYGLVSVCFSV; encoded by the coding sequence ATGAATGCCACGCACCAGCATCACCATGGATCATTTCACCTATGGAACCACAGCTCTGGAGCTCCGCCTCTAAGCCATCAACAGCACCAAGCCGGAGCGGAGAGACACCATGGTTCGTCTGGGTGTTACGAGCAGCTGCTAATCTCCACCGAGGTCTTCCTTACGCTGGGCATCGTCAGCCTGCTGGAGAACATCCTGGTCATCGCCGCCATCATTAAGAACAAGAATCTGCACTCTCCCATGTACTTCTTCATCTGTTCCCTGGCCATGGCCGACATGCTGGTCAGCGTCTCCAATGCCACCGAGACCATCGTTATGGCAATGATCACCGACGGAAATCTGGGGATTGGTGGCGGCGTGATCAAGAGCATGGACAACGTGTTTGACTCCATGATCTGTAGTTCCCTGCTGGCGTCTATCTGGAGCCTGCTGGCCATCGCCGTGGACCGTTACGTGACCATCTTCTACGCGCTGCGCTACCACAACATCATGACCACGCGCCGGGCCGCCGCCATCATCACCAGCATCTGGACCTTCTGCACCGTGTCGGGCATCCTCTTCATCGTCTACTCGGAGAGCACTACCGTCCTCATCTGCCTCATCATCATGTTCTTCAGCATGCTGGTGCTCATGGCCTCGCTGTACGTCCACATGTTCATGCTGGCACGTCTGCACATGAAGAGGATCGCCGTTCTGCCGGGAAACGGCCCCATCTGGCAGGCAGCCAACATGAAGGGGGCCATCACCCTCACCATTCTCTTGGGGGTGTTCATAGTGTGCTGGGCTCCTTTCTTCCTCCACCTCATCCTCATGATCTCCTGCCCTAGGAACCCCTACTGTGTGTGCTTCATGACCCACTTTAACATGTACCTCATCCTcatcatgtgtaactctgtcatTGACCCGCTGATCTACGCCTTCAGGAGCCAGGAGATGAGGAAAACCTTCAAGGAGATCTTCTGCTGTTGGTATGGTCtcgtctctgtgtgtttctctgtgtga